The stretch of DNA CTCTGTCCCCACCCATCCCACTCTCTTGGACACCCCACACACCTGTAGTCAGGCAGATAAGCCACAAAGGTGCTGCCAAGGACCAAGACGATGGAGAATCCGAAGAAGAAGACAACCCGCATGTTCCAGATGTCCACAGCAGGGTCCTTGTCATAACCGTGGGAGTCTGGGTTCTACGGCAGAGAGAAGTCAACGAGGGCTTCCTGCTGCTCCACAAAGCCTGATGCTGGTCCTGTATAACTTGGTCTCCAACTTCACCTCGGACcaatctctcctccctccctaaaTTCCTGTCTGTTCTTAGGACTTGTCAAGCTCCTTGCCACCACAGAGCCTTTGTACTTGCTGTTCCTTCTGTCTGGAAAGCCTTTCCCCCAGATTTAGTCagggctggatctgtctccttaTTCAAGCTTTTGGGTTCATCTTCATTCCCCTTAGGAGGCACTCCCTAGTCACTTATCTATTAAGTTGACCTATAGGAAATTGACATTTTTACAGGTCAAAAATGATTGGTATTGGCTATTTCCTATTTCCTCAACCTCGTAACTCCCTATCCCCAAGTCACTCTCCATCCACTTATCTTATTTAACTTTCTTTCAAGCATTTATTAGTTTACCAAAGTAGCATATCCTTCAAATACTCTGATCACATTATATTATTGGTTGCATACCCTATCTtaatgttttctaatattttacatgtttattttctgtattctccACTACCACGTAAGCTCTATGAAAGCAAGGGCTTTATCTGATTTCTATATTGGTGAATTCATAGCACCCTGAACTTAGCCTGGCATACAGCAGGCCCTTAATACATAGCTACAGAATGCATGAATGAGTATCCTATATAACCAAGCCCCTCAACAAGAGGTCAGTATGGATGAAGCATCTATTATATGCCAGGCCTTTTCACAAGCACAAATTGCACAATATTCCAGTGAGGTGGAAAgtggcaaaacaaaaaacaaaaaaaccacaacaCCTTCTAATGGTGAGTATTTGTACTAAGTGCCAGCTGCTGTTTTGAGCATTTTGACTCATTTAAATACCGGAGGCACAtgtagtattttattcttttagaaaatgTCCTAATACTTTCCTCATCttacaaagaaactgaagcatCAAGGGCTTAAGCTACTTGCACAAGGTCAATGCCTGTATTCCAACTACGGCATTCTGATTTCAGTCCACTATCAGATAGCACAGCAAACCTGGTTCTGCCACACATTCAGTTATGTGAgtttaggcaagtcacttaacatctttatgcttcagtttcctcatccgtaGAATGGGTACACCAAAACCACCTACCTCGAAATACGGTTATTATGAGAACTAAACGAGttaatgtatgtaaagtgcttCAAACACCTGAGTAAGCACCACACCAGTGTTTAGTAACGTTGTTATTCTATATTGCTTCAAACGTGCTTTGAACATTGCCCACTTCAGGTTTGATGTCTGTCTGCAAAATAAGGCCAATTTCTGACCCTGAACCCATACAAAGGAGGAAACAAGCTAGGCAGAATTTCCAAATCTTCGAAAATTTCGCCAGCTGCGCAATTCCCAGCCGACTAAGACCGTCCTCTACGGCGCCCTAGCCGCTGGTCCCCGATTGACCCTTCTGGCGTCCCGTTTCCCCTCCCTCTCACCTTCTCATAGAGGTTTTCGTCCTCGGGTTCTGGGTCCTCCTGCCAGCGTAATGTCGGTTCTGACGGCCGCTTTCCCGCCAGAGTGGACGGGGCGATCACAGCCCTGGAGGAGCTGGATTCCCAGCGAACACGGGCAGCAGGGAGCCCTCGCGTCGCCGCTACTGCCAAAAGGCGGCGGCCGCACAAACCTAACATCCTAGCCGCCATAACAGATCGTTCTGCAAGCTCTCGGGGTCGGGGACGGAAGTGTGACTCCGCGCAGCTGCAGTTGTCCTAAGCGCGAGAGTTGTCGCTCCGCCCCCGCCGCACTAAATAGGTCCCGAATCGGAACTTTGCTTTCGAATGGTGAGAGGTTCTCTTTGCCTCACTCTGTCATGACCTCAGGGAAGCAACCACCTTCTAATCCTCTCAATCAGACTATGGAACTTCTGACCGCTAGGctgtggaatttacttgacgaAAAGAAAGCAATGACACTTGAGTGGATGTTCCTAACCAATCGCGCAGAGAGCTGCCTCGCCCTTCGGCGAGAAGGGCGGAGCTTCCGTTGCTCTTTCATCTTCGAAGGAAGCCAAGCTTCTAAAACGACAGCCTCGCGGGATTGGCCAATAGCTACCGCTTTTCTCGACTTGCGGGCGTTCGCAAGGGGAGCGGGGAGGTGGCAATATGCTTGCCAATCAGAGTAGGCCAGGGATGACCGAGGGCTGACAGCGACCAATAGACGGGGTTGGCTAGAGCGCGCTCCCTTAGTAGGTGGATGGTGGTCGAAGCGCCGGCTCCTTTCTCATCGTCGCCATTTTGTGCTGGTGATCGCGGCCGGCTGGGAGTAGGCGACAGTGGGTTTCCCGGGGAGGGCAGCGCGCCTGGCgcttttcccctcccctccccccccctccGCCCTTTTGCCTCCAGCCTCGGACTTGGTAGTTGTGCGGACCGGCTCGGGCAGAGCTGGAAGAGTTGGAGGAGGTGGCGGCGGGCCGAGGTGATGTCCGGGAGCCCTCCCTTGACAGCCCGGGCGCAGAAGGTGAGAGTCAACGCTGGTCGTGGGGGCGGAGGTAAGGGGCCGGGGGTGGAGGGGGTTGCATAGAGGAACCGCGAGGGCGGACTGTGGTCGATGGGTCTGGGCTTCGCGCAGAACCGACCGATGCTTGGCACAGTCTGAGCTTGGGAGAGGGtgtctttttttattgttttttgtttttctccttttgagaGCAGAGGCGCGTG from Bos mutus isolate GX-2022 chromosome X, NWIPB_WYAK_1.1, whole genome shotgun sequence encodes:
- the NDUFB11 gene encoding NADH dehydrogenase [ubiquinone] 1 beta subcomplex subunit 11, mitochondrial; amino-acid sequence: MAARMLGLCGRRLLAVAATRGLPAARVRWESSSSRAVIAPSTLAGKRPSEPTLRWQEDPEPEDENLYEKNPDSHGYDKDPAVDIWNMRVVFFFGFSIVLVLGSTFVAYLPDYRMQEWARREAERLVKYREAHGLPIMESNCFDPSKIQLPEDED